From a single Rutidosis leptorrhynchoides isolate AG116_Rl617_1_P2 chromosome 5, CSIRO_AGI_Rlap_v1, whole genome shotgun sequence genomic region:
- the LOC139849350 gene encoding uncharacterized mitochondrial protein AtMg00810-like, whose product MSMLEELHFFLGLEVKQLPTGIFIGQSKYISDMFKKFNFPEMKTSSTPMSINISLHADLDGQSFDQTLYRSLIGSLMYLTASRPDIMFAVCLCARFQANPRYSHYKAVMRIFSYVKGTPNLRLWYPFGTGFNLTAFTDADHAGDQVTRKSTSGGLQFLGHKLVSWSSRKQNCISLSTAEFEYIAAASCCSQVLWMQSQLLDYGFRFQKSRSIATLRVPLLSPATRCTTLEPNTLTFVTTLSRIMLKKAMSNCTLYPPKVNLLTY is encoded by the coding sequence atgagcatgctcgAAGAACTCCACTTCTTTCTAGGATTAGAAGTTAAACAACTTCCAACGGGGATTTTCATCGGTCAATCAAAATACATTTCAGACATGTTTAAAAAGTTTAACTTTCCTGAGATGAAGACCAGCTCCACTCCAATGTCTATCAACATTTCATTACATGCTGATCTGGATGGTCAATCTTTCGATCAAACACTCTATAGGAGCCTCATTGGCTCATTGATGTATCTCACTGCTAGTAGACCCGACATCATGTTTGCTGTATGTCTGTGTGCCCGTTTTCAGGCCAACCCTAGATATTCTCACTACAAGGCTGTAATGAGAATCTTTAGCTATGTCAAAGGCACGCCCAATCTCAGACTCTGGTATCCCTTCGGAACCGGCTTCAATCTTACAGCATTCACGGATGCTGATCATGCTGGTGACCAAGTAACCCGGAAAAGCACCTCTGGTGGTCTCCAATTCCTTGGTCACAAGTTGGTCAGCTGGTCCTCTCGCAAGCAAAACTGCATCTCTCTTTCCACTGCTGAATTCGAGTATATTGCAGCTGCAAGCTGTTGCTCCCAAGTCCTGTGGATGCAGTCCCAACTACTTGACTATGGATTTAGATTCCAAAAATCCCGATCTATTGCGACTCTCAGAGTGCCATTGCTATCACCAGCAACCCGGTGCACCACtctcgaaccaaacacattgacatTCGTTACCACTTTATCAAGGATCATGTTGAAAAAGGCAATGTCGAATTGTACTTTGTACCCACCAAAAGTCAACTTGTTGACTTATTAA